CCACATTTGTCACCCACCTCATCTCATAAAATGGAGGCGGTGGGACCTCGACGCCCGGGCCGCGGTGAAGCCGGTGCCCGCCAGCGCAAGATCACCGGGCGCCCAAGGTGTTGACGTGACCGTAGCCGAATAGCCTAGGAATTAACGGCTTTCGCGGGTTCTTATACGCCGCCCGTACTGATTGTCTCGTCGCTGGGATGACGATGCCCGATGGTTGCGCCGGCATCCAGGTCGCTTTCTAAGATCCAGCACACCGTGGAATGGTCGTGTTCGGTCGGTACGGCCTGCGAAGCGTAGTCAAGAAGGGCCTGCAAGTGACTTTCGAGCGCATTGAGTTCGGCGATCTGCGCACGGACTTGGTCCAGGCGAGCGGTTAGGACTTGTCGGACGTGCCCGCACGGCACCTCGCCACGGTCGTGAATCGCCAGGATTTGCCGGACCTTCCGCAAGGTCAGCCCGGCCGTTTGGCCCCGACGGATGAACCGTAACCGCTCCACAACTTCAGGCCGAAAGTCGCGATAACCCGACGCAGTGCGCGCGGGCGGCGGTAGCAGCCCCGAGTCCTCATAGAAGCGAATGGTTTTGGCGCTGGTGTCGGCCAGTTTCGCCAGCTCGCCGATCTGCATGCGCCCCTCCCTTGACCTTCTAGTCCACTGGAAGGATAACACTGGATTTTGGGTCGGCAGACCGCCGAAAGCGCGAACAAGATTGGTGGTGATTGTGGCGAGCACAGCGCTCCACTCGCTCTTCGCAATCTCTCGCAGAGCCCCACGACCGCAATCGAAGGCGCGCACGGGACGCTCGGCCACGATGATCGTAGTCACGGTGTGGGCGCTCGTCGGCGTCGCCGGTTGTTGGCTGGCGCCATCCGAGCCTTCTCAATCGAATCCAGCACACACCTCTTACGCATCCCCGAGCGCCGGATTCGCCGTCAACGCTGACCATTCGGCTGCCGACTGCACGGTGTCACCGGCATGCCCCCAAGCGTTCGCGATGGCGGTGCTGCCACTGTCGCCCAAGGCTCTGGTCGCGCTGGGGACCGCCCTAGCGGTGACCACCATCCTCGGTTCAGCTATCCACGATGCGACAGCGGCGAGGCGGGGCCCGCCCCGCGGCGTCCCCGTCGCCCTTGCGGGTCGAGATGTCTTGACGCGGTTCTGTCTAGCGCGTCGCTGATCGGTCAGCGTCAGGCCGTTGCACCTCGTTCGCGCGGCCAGTGACCAATGACCTTGTCAAGGGCGCACTTTAAAGCGAGAACCCGCTGTCGAAGCGGCGATCGGACCACGCTCGTGGTGGCTTGGCTCATCGTCGGATGAGCTTTCGATCAAGAACCCAAACGATCACCACGGTCGTGCGGAAGATCCCTCGCCGCCACAAGCCTTTTGCCCCGCGTGCTGGGGCCTCAATTCCCTACCCGGTCTGGGTCTCGGCGCACGACCGCGGGAGTAAGCGGACAACACGATAGAGAAGAGAGAATCTAATGAAATCTGAAATTGGGAAATCGCTCGCGCTGGTCGGTGGCGCGGCTGCAGTTGTTTTGGCGGTCGGATTTAATGGTGGGGGCGACGACAAGTTGCCAAGCACGCCGAGAATGACGACAACTGCGTTCGTCGTGACGCCAGCACCCACACCTCCGGCCCCTCCCGTAGGCGTCGCCGAGGGTAGACCCGGGGCTAGTCTGCGCGGTTGCATTGTCGGCCTCAACTGCGGCCCGATAGGCCCGATAGACCCGATAGGCCCTAAACGTCCCAAAAAACCCCGACCGTCCCAAACGACCCAGACTGCCCATGTCCCAAACACCCTCTCCCCCCGCCCGTAATGCGGCAGGAACACGGCGGGATCGATTCTCGATGGGTTTATCAAGCCGCTGCGGCGGTTGGGATTTGGTAGGTGGTGTGGTCGCGCAGCATGGCCCACAGGACGTTGAGGCGTCGCCGGGCCAGGGCCAGGACTGCTTGTCGGTGGGTGTTTGCCCTCAGCACGTTTGCGGTCTTCGTAGGCCCGGGAAGCGGGGTTGGTGCGGGCGGCACTTTGAGCGGCAAGATAGCAGGTGCGCAAGAGTCGTCGGTGATTGAGGCGGGGGCGTTTGAGGTTGCGCTGATGCGCCCGGAATCACGCGGTACCGGTGCGAGCCCGCAGATACCAGCCAAACGATCGGCGGAGTCGAAAGCGCTCATGTTTCCCCCTGTCGCGGCGAGGAATTCGGCGCCAAGAATGACCCCGAACCCGGGCAAGCTCAGGATGATTTCGGCGTACCGGTGGCGGCGAAATCGCTCCCCGATCATTGTCTCAGTGTAGGCGGTTTCGGGTGTCGAGGTTGATCACCTCCTGGGCTAGCCGGGCCACCATCGCGACGGCCAGATCTTGTCCGGGCAACACCGTGTGCTGGGCATGGGCAGCTTCGAGTGCGGCGACGGCCACCGCCTCGGCAGTGCGGGCCTTGCGTTTCCGCAGCCAGGCGACCAGCCGCGCGGCGCCGGCGCGACGTAGTGCCTCGGGGGGTTTGGTAACCGGTGAACAGGATCGGCGCGGCCTTGTGTTGACCGTAGTCAAACGCCCGCTCGAGGGCCGGAAAGCACTCCAACAGCCGAGCGCGCAGCCGGTTAAGGGCTCGGGTGCGATCGGCCACCAGATCAGCGCGCCGGGCAGCCAAGATGCGCAGCTCCACAGTGATCTCATCGCCGCCACGCAACGGCTGCAGATCACGGCGCATCCGGGCTTGATCGGCGATGATCGCCGCGTCTTTCGCGGCGCTTTTCGCGTCGCCGCGATAGCTGCCCGACGCGCAATAGACACTTCGCCCGGGGATATAGAGCAGCCGCTGGCAGGCCTCCGTTAATAGGGCGATCAGCAACGCAGCACCACCACCGGCCAGATCAATCGCCCGGGTGAGGTCGCCACCATCAGCCAGCGCGGTGACCGCATTGATCAACTCTCCTAGTGTCGCCTCATCGTTAGCTACCCGCCGCGAGAGCACCCTCTTGCCGTCAACGTCGATAACGACGCAATGGTGCTCTGCCTTGCCGGCATCAACGCCGGCCCATAGTTGCTGTGGCACAACCACCTCGGTGTTCGTTGTCGGTCTTTGAACCCACCAGACGACTACGCCGACGTGTCCTTACACAGCGATTTGCATCGCACCTCTCGAGTCGTCGCGGAACGCCGGGCGGCCAATCGATCCGAGCCATCACAAGGCAGAATATGGCAAGCCATACCCGACGCCCCTGGGTACTCAAAGCCTGCGACCGACAGCCACGAATACCCTGCAAAAACCGTAAGGAATATGCAGGGTTTGTATGCTGCCGATTACGCTGTGTGCCAGCTGATTTCAGTATTCTAACAATCGCCGATAATTTATCAGCTGCGTCAACCCCCGTAGCTTCGGCGCGTAAGCATGTCGTGAGCCCACGGGGGGGTTGCTCGCGGCGCGTTGTTCACCAACTGTGCCTTTTCAGTTCGTCGGCGGCTGATTCCCGAGCGGGCTAACCAACCGGGTCATTCTCAGCAGTGAAAGGCGAGATGGACGTCTGCTATCTGACTCCTTCAAAAGGACACGTCGGTCGGCATGGAAATAGGTGTATCCGGCGGTGAGCGAGCACAAGATCGTGGCGATTGTCAACATCTGAGATCCATTTGCTACCAAGCTAATAGAACCACCGATGGTGGCACCCACGATGAAGCTTATATACAGCAGAAGGTATCCCAACCACGCGGCTGCTGAGCCGCCACTGATGTGGCGTTCAATGCCCTGGCCCATCTTCACGAGCGTTCCGGTCACGTAGCTCAGCGGGGTTGACACCTCGCCGTCCTTGACAAATGAAGTATTGAGGGCACCTACGCCGAACGCGACAAAAAGAATTGGCTCGAGGGAGAGGTCCGCTGTTGCCGACCACCCATGTGTGGCGAGGCAGACGGAGGTGGCGCCCCCCAGCGACAAGGCGGTGAGGACCGTCGGGCCATGAGGATGTGCAACCCAAAGATGGCGTCTGCACAATGACGCAACCACCACGCCGCCGACAAAGGCTGCCACCAACAGCGCCGCTGTTATTGCGGGCCAGGGCTGATCGCGAAAGTATGCCAACGCGGCACGTTCGGTGTTGCCGGTCATAAAAGTCACGAAGTATCCGGCGGAGTGAGTGAACGCCGCGGCACCAATCAATCCGGCCAGCGCGGCCAGGACCCATGACAGCCGTGTTTCGCTGTCGAACCCCTCGCGCATACGGCTGATAGCAAATGGCAAATGTCTGCTCCCGTGCGGCTGAACCGTTCGGCTCTTTGCCCACCCACATGTCTCGGTTGACACCATCGTCTTACGCCGAACGGTCGGCGTAATCAGGGGGCAAACGGCACCCGCGCCGAGTTGGGCGCAGCGAATTCTTCACCAGTTCTGCCTTTCAGTTCGTCGGTTGATAATTCGGCGGGCGTAACGGGTGCGCCGAGCACCGCCCGGAGGCGGGGTTTCGTTCCAGCGTGGCGGTGGGTGGTTTCGGCGGCCGAATGCTGATTTAGCGCGGCCAGTAGAGTCACCCCAGGACACTCGATGTCTCGGCCGATCCCATCGCGTTCTGCTTCGCGGGCTGTTTTACCTGCGGCTCAAGCTGACTGCGGAGCAGGTATACGGTTGCCGACGCCTCAACTTTTCTTTTAGTCGGGTTCCAGCGAACAGCCAAGGCACCGACAGGCGCTCGAGGCCTTGGCTGAAGGTGATCAGTGGTTGCACGCGCACTTGGGGTGACCACACTTGCAACTGGCTGCGTGGATACACGCGGAGTCGTTGCACGTGCAACCGGTGGATTTACAGTGGCAGGTTTCAGTCTCGTTCATAGCCCAAAACAGTACCCCGGTAGGGTATCGCGTGGATCTCGGTCTAATTGCTGCGTGAGGACAATATTCTCGATCACTCCCGACGCGCACGTGGAGTCGATTTTGCTGACAAGGATTGACCGGCTTAGCCGAAATGCTGCTGATGTTATGGCCGCGATCAGGTACCGAATCGAACTCTCCGGACCGGTGGCGCACCTACAAGGTCCATGTCTCAATTGACGTGGAGCGTGATTTCGGCGGTGTGCACGATGCCAGCGGTTTGAAACTCGATGAACAACCGCCAGTTCCCGGAGGCCGGAAAAGCCGACTCGATGCTCAGGCTCGGGCCGCCCCGGTCCCTAGTTACCGGACTGCTCGGGTGCATGTGTGCGAAAGCCAGGTTTCCGGCCCGGATGGCGGTGACGTGAGCATAAGTGTCCAAATAAGGCTGCAACTCGGTGACAGGCTCACCACCGCTGTTGAAATCTAATGTGACCGAACTGTTTTGGCCTGCGGAGGGCTGCCCGGACACGGAGACCGTGTAGCCGTCGACGCTGGCGATGTTGCTCGACGAAGGCAGGGGTGCGGTGGTGGCTTGTCCGGGCACCGTCAGCGGTGTCGAAAGCACCAACGGAACGGCTACATCGCTCGGGTGGCGGGCGGTGAATTGAGTGAAAGCCCGCCAGTCACCCGGCGTCATCGCGGGTAACGCGACAGTCCAGGTGCCGTCAGTGGCCATGATGGGGTGCAAGTGCGCGAACCCTGTCAGGTCCGAGCGGATCACATAGAAGTGCAGCAGCTTAGTTTGCTCGGGGACAAACTGAGTGACTGGTTCGCCGTCGGGCGAAGTGATCCTGAAGGTGAAGGTGCCGGCGGTGTTGGCCGTGAGCATGGTGGCGGCGGGCACAAGCGTGAACCCGAATTGCGATGCCGACAGCCCATCTCCAGCGAGCATTGGCTCGGTCATCCCCGGCATGCTCGACATTGTTGGCGCGGTCGATGCCGCCGATACACCCGGCGTGGTGCTCGTCGCGTGAGTCGACATGCCGTTGCTACAGCCACCGATAACAAGGACCGTAGCGATAGCGCCGAACGTCCCCACAAACTCAACG
The sequence above is drawn from the Mycobacterium sp. 050128 genome and encodes:
- a CDS encoding heavy metal-responsive transcriptional regulator — protein: MQIGELAKLADTSAKTIRFYEDSGLLPPPARTASGYRDFRPEVVERLRFIRRGQTAGLTLRKVRQILAIHDRGEVPCGHVRQVLTARLDQVRAQIAELNALESHLQALLDYASQAVPTEHDHSTVCWILESDLDAGATIGHRHPSDETISTGGV
- a CDS encoding YoaK family protein; translated protein: MREGFDSETRLSWVLAALAGLIGAAAFTHSAGYFVTFMTGNTERAALAYFRDQPWPAITAALLVAAFVGGVVVASLCRRHLWVAHPHGPTVLTALSLGGATSVCLATHGWSATADLSLEPILFVAFGVGALNTSFVKDGEVSTPLSYVTGTLVKMGQGIERHISGGSAAAWLGYLLLYISFIVGATIGGSISLVANGSQMLTIATILCSLTAGYTYFHADRRVLLKESDSRRPSRLSLLRMTRLVSPLGNQPPTN